A stretch of the Capricornis sumatraensis isolate serow.1 chromosome 21, serow.2, whole genome shotgun sequence genome encodes the following:
- the LOC138097755 gene encoding interferon-activable protein 208-like → MSQSPRHPVPPLLQPQKRKGTPLSLPPTPTWKVQQTLRQPAAEIPEEQMVEPPIKQMSRLYIKDHDPPIPLRRRKPPGRPARATQQASIPTWGQIKSLCHQAQGIASLQGSSASPERVFIAMLALLSCQNSPTQHSEARD, encoded by the exons ATGTCGCAGTCCCCCAGACATCCAGTTCCCCCATTGCTTCAACCACAAAAGAGGAAGGGCACTCCTCTTTCCCTGCCTCCGACgcccacctggaaagtccagcaGACTCTAAGACAACCGGCAGCAGAGATCCCAGAAGAACAAATGGTAGAACCACCCATTAAGCAGATGTCACGGCTTTACATAAAAGACCATGATCCCCCTATTCCTTTACGTCGCAGGAAACCACCAGGACGTCCTGCGCGGGCAACTCAACAAGCCTCCATACCCACGTGGGGGCAAATTAAGTCACTCTGCCACCAAGCTCAGGGAATAGCTTCTCTACAGGGATCTTCAGCCTCTCCTGAAAGGGTTTTTATTGCTATGCTTGCTTTACTTTCCTGCCAG aactctccaacaCAGCACTCAGAAGCTCGCGACTGA